Part of the Lagenorhynchus albirostris chromosome 19, mLagAlb1.1, whole genome shotgun sequence genome, agcaggatacaaaattaatgcacagaaatctctggcattcctatacactaaggatgaaaaatctgaaagtgaaatcaagaaaacactcccatttaccattgcaacaaaaagaataaaatatctaggaataaacctacctaaggagacaaaagacctgtatgcagaaaattataagacactgatgaaagaaattaaagatgatacaaatagatggagagatataccatgttcttggattggaagaatcaacattgtgaaaatgactctactacccaaagcaatctacagattcaatgcaatccctatcaaactaccactggcatttttcagagaactagaacaaaaaatttcacaatttgtatggaaacacaaaagaccctgaatagccaaagcaatcttgagaatgaaaaacggagctggaggaatcaggcttcctgacttcagactatactacaaagctacagtaatcaagacagtatggtactggcacaaaaacagaaatatagatcaatggaacaggatagaaagcccagagataaacccaggcacatatggtcaccttatctttgacaaaggaggcaggaatgtccagtggagaaaggacagcctcttcaataagtggtgctgggaaaactggacagctacatgtaaaagtatgagattagatcactccctaacaccatgcacaaaaataagctcaaaatggattaaagacctaaatgtaaggccagaaactatcaaactcttagaggaaaatataggcaggacactctatgacataaatcacagcaaggtcctttttgaaccacctcctagagaaatggaaataaaaacaaaagtaaacaaatgggacctaatgaaacttaaaagcttttgtgcaacaaaggaaaccataaagaagaccaaaagacaaccctcagaatgggagaaaatatttgcaaatgaagcaactgacaaaggattaatctccaaaatttataagcagctcatgcagcttaataacaaaaaaacaaacaacccaatccaaaaatgggcagaagacctaaatagacatttctccaaagaagatatacagagtgccaacaaacacatgaaagaatgctcaacatcactaatcattagagaaatgcaaatcaaaactacaatgagatatcatctcacaccagtcagaatgaccatcatcaaaaaatctagaaacaataaatgctggagagggtgtggagaaaagggaaccctcttacactgttggtgggaatgtaaattgatacagccactgtggagaacagtatggaggttctttaaaaactacaaatagaactaccatatgacccagcaatcccactactgggcatataccctgagaaaaccataattcaaaaagagtcatgtaccaaaatgttcattgcagctctatttacaatagcccagagatggaaacaacctaagtgtccatcatcggatgaatggataaagaagatgtggcacatatatacaatggaatattactcagccataaaaagaaacgaaattgagctatttgtaatgaggtggatagacctagagtctgtcatacagagtgaagtaagtcagaaagagagagacaaataccgtatgctaacacatatatatggaatttaagaaaaaataatgtcatgaaaaacctaggggtgaaacaggaataaagacacagacttactagagaatggacttgaggctatggggagggggaagggtaaacggtgacaaagcgagagagaggcatggacatatatacactaccaaacgtaaggtagatagctagtgggaagcagccgcatagcacagggagatcagctcggtgctttgtgaccgcctggaggggtgggatagggagggtgggagggagggagacgcaagcgggaagagatatgggaacatatgtatatatataactgattcattttgttgtgaagctgaaacgaacataccattgtaaagcaattatactccaataaagatgtaaaaaaaaaaaaaaaaaggttaacatTTTCAATGGCTAACCATACCCACTactggcaaggatatggaaaaaCTGTATGTCTCATACACTGCTAGCAGGAATACAAAAGATCACAATttgcaatttcttaaaatgttagcTACCCACTTACCCTGTAACTCAGGCATTGCACccgcctccacctccaccccaccccccaccgccaaATTAACACAAGATAAATGAAACATGTATGTGAAGAACTAGATTCAAATATCTTAGCAGGTTTATTTGCAACAATCAGAAACTGGAAAGAACTCAAATATgcataaaaagacaaaagaataaacaaatagtgGTACACCCACAAACTGTCATACTTCTaagcaatacaaaaaaaaacaactactcaTTTAAGCACCATTGATGACTATCAAAATGAGTAAGCCACATGAGGctactcaaaggaaaaaaagtgtaaacaCTTTATGAGTAGAATCATATACAATTCTAAAATGGAAGCTAATCTATTATAATGGAAAGTAAACAAATGCTTGCCTGGAGTGCAGAGATAGTACAGAAGGAGACATTATTAAAGGGCATGAAGTAAAACAGAGGATGATGGAGAGGCTCATTATTATGATTGTGGTGGTGCTTTTATGGATTTACATGAATGTCAAAACTTGTCAAAATGTTAAGTTTAAATATAATCAGTTTGTTGTATGTCACTTATACCTTACTAAAGCTCTGAAAATATGATTCAAAACAGAAAGCTAGATTTCCTACAATTCTGGAAAATTAGTTTGGCAAACCTCTACTGATTCCACAACTCTTTCCTCATGTCTGGGAGGGATACCTTGCCTTGGTGGTGGCAAATATCAGAAGCAACAAGGCAATTTCCACCAAATTCAATGGGAATGAAGGCTGGGTTACAAAGGGCAAAACTCATCTTCACCATCCTCATTTTCCTACACAGCAAGAGATTTGAGGTGAACACGCACACATGCTACAGGAATCCACAGAACATTTATAAATTTTTCCTCTCGCAACAGCCTCCCTACACAAAatacacagttctggaggccatgAGAATTTCTGCACCTGCTCATCCTTCATAGCTATAGGGACTGGAACATTGTGGAGGTCCGTTCAAAACAGACACATTCCAACAATCTTGTGGCAGTCTCTTCCCCTCCCTACAAAACCAGTGTTCCTGTAACAAATGATTTCCCTGCCCATAAATCATATAACCTATGCTGCCACTATTTGGAATTCTGGACATGAGGGTACATGGCTCCAATGCAAGACCTGGGAAACAGATTTCCCTTACCACCTGGACACAATGCAATACTCCCTGGGAACAAGACAATTTCTTCTTGCTTTAGGAAGCACCAAAGGTTATCACAACAGCCCCTCTACAGACTGACCTCTGAACCAAAAAAATACCAACGCATCCAGGTTACAGATAAGGATTACATCCCTGCAGTCTTTTCTTGGAGGCCTTGGGCAGCAATGCCAACTAGGACAAAACTAGAGAGAAGTATACTTTACATCATATTGTTCCCTCTGAGGCGCACAGAATTTGAGATCCCACAAGAAAGCTCTTCAGCCCTGTTGTCACAACTCAGTTGTTTTCAAATCACCACAGTGTACAGAATCCCAAGATTAAAGGAGCTTAAACAGTAAGGCCTCCATTTTCACACCAACCAGTACAATGGGAAGAAGGCTATTCTTGGACTGGAGACATGAAGCACAGGAAAATCCCATCACAGCAGTCACGTGAGACCAACAACATCCCTGAAAAAAGTAGTCCCGATTGCAAGTCACCAGCAGAGTCCTCTAGGCCAAAAATTGGTCAGATCAGTGAGGTAACCCATCAAACAAATTAGAAAGGAATGAGTGCTCAGGATTATAAAGACTCCCACAAACAGGACAACATCAAGGTCTCCTTCCCTGGACTTGGTGGGGTGGTTCAATGATGCACATCATGAGCTCCTGCCACATAGTAGTGGTGAAATGGCTTTTGCTATGGAACTGGTAATGATGTAAACCTGGTAAGGGCCCTGGGCAGGTTAAGAAATGCACTGAAGCTCCCATAAACCTGGAATTTAAGTGGTTTATTGGGTGTATTGGCAGATAGCACCCTCATAAGGGATCTCCCCAGTGTTATACTGAGCAATCCATCCCTGCACAACTACTCTTTTTCTGAAGTGAACTTTGTGGTATCCAATGAAATAAGACTGAAGCCTGTGAACTCTCCAGTGTGAAATGAGGCTacagtttggctaaaggtttccCACAGTTATCACATCCATAAGCCCATTAACCAATGTGAACATTATGGTGTTTTATGAGACTGTAGTTTTAGGTAAAGGATTTCCAACATTTCCTACAACATACAGATTTTCTGCAGTGTGGACACTCCTGTGTTTAATGAACCTGGAGTTTTTAGCaaaggatttcccacattcacagCACTTATATGGCTTTGATCCAGTGTGAGTTCTCTGATGTTGAAAAACAGAGCTTGGGCTAACCAACTTCccaaattttctttacttttatgaGTTTTTTCCAGTGAACTCTCTGATGTCGAAGGACTGAAGAACTTTGGGCAAATGCTTTCCCACActcactgcactcataaggcctttctccagtgtgaattctccTGTGTTTAATGAAGGCTGAATTATCAGCAAAGGATTTTCCACATTCagtgcactcataaggccttgaaccagtgtgaattctctgatgttgaaGGAGTGCAGAGTTTTGGCTAAATGATTTCCCGCATTCATTGTATTTATATGGCCTTTCCCTGGTGTGAACTCTCTGATGTATAATGAGGTAGGATTTCTTGCTAAAGAATTTCCTACATTCCCCACACTCATATGGCCTTTCACCAGTGTGAACTCTCTGGTGTTCAATGAGATGGGACTTGTTGCTAAGTAATTTCCCATATTTCCCACACTTATAAGGTCTTTCTCTAGTATGGACTCTCCAATATTGAATAAGGTTGGACTTTTGCCTAAATGATTTTCCACACTCCCCACACttataaggcctttctccagtgtgaactctctgatgtCGGAGGAATGAAGAGCTTTGGCAAAATGTttttccacattcactgcatttATAAGACATTTCTCCAGTATGAACTCTCCTATGTTTAATGAGTCTGGAGTTTACAGCAAAGGATTTTCCACATTCAGTGCATTCATAAGGCCTTGATCCAGTGTGAAGTCTCTGATGCTGAAGGAGCACAGAGTTTTGTGTAAAAGTTCTACCACATTCattgcactcataaggcctttcccTAGTGTGAATTCTCCGATGTTGAAGGAGGGTAGAGCTTTGGCTAAACGATTTTGCATATTCATCACATTCATATGGCTTTTGTTTCATGTGAACTCTCTTGTGTGTAAAGAGGTTGGAGCACTGAGTAAATGATTTCCCATATTCTGTACATTCATAAGGCCTATCTCTAGTGTTACTTCTCTGGTGTTCAATGAGGTTGGACTTTCTGTTAAATAATATCCCATGTTCCCCAGGTTCAAAAgttctttctccattgtaaacTTTCTGATGCTGACTGACGTTACAGCTTCTCTCACACTGATTACACATAAAACATATTTCTCTAGTGAGGAGTCTCTGGTGCTGAACAAGTGTGTGTTTGGGACTGAAAGCTTTTGTGCATTCTTCCCAGTTATGATAAGTTTTTCCCCTCTGAAAGGCCATCCCACACTCGGCTCTGCTGTTTGACCTCTCCCAGGTGTGAGTAGCCCATTGCTGGAGAAACTGAGAACTGGCCAAGAAGTCCTTCCCAACCACCCTGAAGACTAATGGCTTCCTTGACACATGGTACTTGCAGTTCTTCACAAATGAGGTTCTGTCCACATCTCTTCTGAAGGGTTTCTCCCCAATGCACTGCCTCTGATGCTGATGAAGGTTTATGCTTACATACAATTGTTTCCCACATGTCTCACACCTATGTAATTTCTGCTTTGAATGTGTTCCTTGATATTTATTCAAGTACAAAAATTCTCTCAATATCTGGACACATATTTCACAAGGGTGGGCCTTTCTGAAGGACAGATCTGCCTTGGGACTCCTGATCTGCGACACTCTTTGAACAGAAGTACACTGCTCAAAAGAAGGCTTTTCATTCTCCACTTCATGGCAACAACCTAAAAGCAAGAAATGTTGGCGAAGTACATGTTGATTTCCGTGGGAGGGGGGAGCCCACACACCAGTGTGTGTCTGACAAACACATGAACGAGTTTGTGTGATTATTTACAAGAACACAGAGTTGGGTTCAAGTTGATGACATGGCTGTTAGCAATACTGGGCTATAAAGGCCACAGGATGGGGGAAGACCACATGAGAGAAAAGACACAACCATGTGATGTGTCAtagggaggagaggcagggtgAAAAATTAAAGTCGACGGTTAAAAAATTAGTTACAAACAACTTTCAACAGGACCTTGTCTGCTGTTAACACATGACTGCAATGTAGATGGGTATTTCCAGGCCCAAGAAAACGGGACTGCAACAGAACAGCTGTTGGTCAGGAACATTTTAAGAATGGGTACATGTTTGATTATAGAAAATATATGGGCCAACGTTAGAGAATGCACAGATAAAGCAGTGAGAAAAGTGGGTGATACAGGGAGTTTAGAGACGTGAGGATTAGCCACAGGCTGGAATAAAAGTGGAAGAATCACAGTGCAGAATTGACAAGTCAGCACTGTTAAGAATGGggcagaaaaagcaaaaataaggtGTGACCACTGGAAGTAGCATCAAAACACTAGTCAAACAGAACAAATTTCTGGTATCACTTGAACACAGGACTATCATACACTCCCATAGTGCTACTGTACAGCAGCCCTTTGAGCCCATTTGGCTGAGTCTGAATTCATATCCATCCTGTGGACAAACAAGGGCTCTCCACCCCACTTCCAAAATGAACAAGTGTATGGGACCTGGATGATGAAAATAACAGGGGAAAGATACCACCTATGAGCAGCTGACCCATACTCATCACATCATAGGCCAGAGAAAAACATCTAAATACTATTAAGAGAACTTTGGAAAGGGGTCTTGCAAGAAGTCCATGGTCTACATCAGAGAATTAATTCCCAGCACAGGCAGTCATGAGGAAATGTCAGTGAAAAGAAGGAAGTAGAATCTGAGGCGCAAGGATGACATGCATCTAGACAACATCACCCAGAAGGAAGAGGGCAAGTATGGTGGGATACATTAGGCTGAATGGAAGATTCCTGACCCTGGATCCTTCCAGGGAAGGCTGTAGAGAAGCAGATATGGGGCCTATTCAAGGAGAACAGATGGCAGTGCAAACATCTCAGCCCAACCAACCATAGCAACAACTTAGggaattgggggaaaaaagcagtgacaaTGGTCCTGACATGAAAAGGACAGACTTGTCtctggggaaaaggaaagggCAGAGACTAGTTCAGGACATGGGGAAAGGTTTGAGGTTCTTACCCAGGGAGGTTATAAGTGCCaagttctccagcatcacatcaTGGTACAGGTATCTTTGAGCCTCATCAAGGAGACCCCATTCCTCCCAGGAAAAGGTCACAGCTACATCTTCAAAGTTCACACTGACCTGCCATGATGGTGACAGATAAAACCACAAACAGTCCACTTCTGAGAAGTCACAATCTATTTCCCCACACATCTACCCTATGACTATCCATCACCCAAGCTTCCCAAATCAGAGGATCAATCAGGCCCTGACACCATGGTGTGGTTTTCTCCCCACGGGCCCACTGATCACTAGGTACAACAACCAGGAAGAAGAGACAGGTGGATGAACATATAGCTCAGCTATAGGCCTGGCATAAAGGGATCCACCCGCTCCTGACAAGCAATTCCCCTGGTGTGGCCAGCGTCCTGAAATTATCAATGCAGTGCCCTGGAACCATCAGACATGTTCCCTCTTCAAGCACACATCACTCCTTAAACTGTACATCCCTCAGTCTCAGTATCCCACAGCCACACATGACCATGGCCACCAACACCTCACTCTCCCACACCATAgccatctccctcccctccccatgttACTTGTATTTAAATCAGTTCCTCCTAACCCCACCACAGGGCTATGATGGTGGCCTAACACATGACACCTGAGACTGGACCGATGAGACTGACAGCAGTTTCTTAATCACATAAATTCACACATCTGAGAATAGGACACCACTCACCACAAAGGCGTACATGGGCAAAAACAACACACACAGGGGCTGTGGGATGGAACCTTTCTAGGATGAAGGGGTTGGGATGTTCCAAGGAGGATGTGATTGTCTTATCTGAACAATTCTGAGGGCTGGTAGGGAACTGATACCCGATACAAAGAAGCTCCTGGTTTGCTTTGTAAAAATGGTTGTTAGGCTAGGAGACGTTATCTGAAGGAACACTGTGGGGAGAGGAACTTGCACTCAGGCCATTTGAGGGCACCCAGGTTTTACCAAGCGTGAAGGAAGCACATCATATTGGGTTTAGGCCTTACATCACAACTCGGCAGACAGCATCCACAGTACAACTGGTAAAGTCAAGCAGGACCCAATATGACCACAGACCTCCCACAATTCCCAATGGCAGCATCAGAAATCATCTATAAATGCCTTACTGCATGA contains:
- the LOC132510135 gene encoding zinc finger protein 418-like → MLENLALITSLGCCHEVENEKPSFEQCTSVQRVSQIRSPKADLSFRKAHPCEICVQILREFLYLNKYQGTHSKQKLHRCETCGKQLYVSINLHQHQRQCIGEKPFRRDVDRTSFVKNCKYHVSRKPLVFRVVGKDFLASSQFLQQWATHTWERSNSRAECGMAFQRGKTYHNWEECTKAFSPKHTLVQHQRLLTREICFMCNQCERSCNVSQHQKVYNGERTFEPGEHGILFNRKSNLIEHQRSNTRDRPYECTEYGKSFTQCSNLFTHKRVHMKQKPYECDEYAKSFSQSSTLLQHRRIHTRERPYECNECGRTFTQNSVLLQHQRLHTGSRPYECTECGKSFAVNSRLIKHRRVHTGEMSYKCSECGKTFCQSSSFLRHQRVHTGERPYKCGECGKSFSNKSHLIEHQRVHTGERPYECGECRKFFSKKSYLIIHQRVHTRERPYKYNECGKSFSQNSALLQHQRIHTGSRPYECTECGKSFADNSAFIKHRRIHTGERPYECSECGKAFAQSSSVLRHQRVHWKKLIKVKKIWEVG